One genomic window of Arvicola amphibius chromosome 4, mArvAmp1.2, whole genome shotgun sequence includes the following:
- the Champ1 gene encoding chromosome alignment-maintaining phosphoprotein 1 has translation MEVCQEPHKPSLSLDCDHCGFRGTDYENVQIHMGSIHPEFCDDMDAGGLGKMIFYQRSAKLFHCHQCFFTSKMYSNVYYHITAKHAASEKWGDKPKDQLSKETEAVESPSLPEHQSTALDPAEVRPTPAVPMETQKIGPSLSPEPQKSVPPALEPEDSGPVVSPELQAPCLPAEASKTASVSSPECVDPASMVSELQKPAPASPESIKSAPVSSKPQKHSPFADTGAPPSTLSPESPVLATSPEPWGPSLTASPESRKPAQTASPEPRKPSPSESPELWKPFPAITSEPRRPTPAVSPGSWKPGPPGSPRPWKSSPSATSGPWKSSKPAPSLSPGPWKPIPSVSPGPWKPAPSVSTASWKSSVSSGSWKTPPTSPESWKSGPPELRKTALTLSPEHWKAVPPVSPELRRPAPPLSPEIRSPAGSPELRKPSPDQRKSSPASLDFPEPQKSSQGSPDVWKSSFITESQKPSIFPETRKHPSGSSEPPKVASDIWKPVLSLDAEARKSTLFPEPTKAVLPASPEQRKRALFPEPRKHVLFPELPKSAVISNAQKATELGDELQLEAVDDAAKCDSLVQEGLLDAPKKLLEDALFPPSKKLKKDSQENSDAELSSSEYLRTDLDAIDIKGQESSSDQEQVDVESIDFGKENKMEMSSPEQSKNVLQFTEEKEAFISEEEIAKYMKRGKGKYYCKICCCRAMKKGAVLHHLVNKHNVHSPYKCTICGKAFLLESLLKNHVAAHGQSLLKCPRCNFESNFPRGFKKHLTHCQSRYNEEANKRLMEALESPLEEPQM, from the coding sequence ATGGAAGTGTGTCAGGAGCCTCACAAACCATCGCTGAGCCTGGACTGTGACCACTGTGGTTTCAGAGGCACCGATTATGAGAACGTGCAGATCCACATGGGCTCCATCCATCCGGAGTTCTGTGATGATATGGATGCTGGAGGACTCGGCAAGATGATATTTTACCAGAGGAGCGCAAAGCTCTTCCACTGCCACCAGTGCTTCTTTACCAGCAAGATGTACTCCAATGTGTACTACCACATCACAGCCAAACACGCAGCCTCGGAGAAGTGGGGGGACAAACCAAAGGACCAGCTGAGCAAAGAGACCGAGGCTGTGGAAAGCCCTTCCCTTCCTGAACACCAGAGTACAGCCTTGGACCCAGCAGAAGTGAGGCCCACTCCAGCTGTCcccatggaaacacagaaaattgGTCCGAGTTTGTCTCCAGAGCCACAAAAGTCTGTTCCTCCTGCTCTGGAGCCTGAGGACTCTGGCCCTGTTGTTTCTCCTGAGCTACAGGCCCCTTGTCTTCCTGCTGAGGCCTCAAaaactgcttctgtttcttccccTGAATGTGTCGACCCAGCCAGCATGGTGTCTGAGTTGCAGAAGCCTGCTCCTGCTTCCCCTGAGTCCATCAAGTCCGCTCCTGTGAGCTCCAAACCCCAGAAGCACTCTCCTTTTGCCGATACAGGGGCTCCCCCTTCCACCTTGTCTCCAGAGTCACCAGTTCTGGCCACATCGCCTGAGCCTTGGGGGCCATCCCTAACTGCATCTCCAGAGTCTAGGAAGCCTGCACAGACTGCCTCCCCTGAGCCAAGGAAGCCATCCCCATCAGAGTCTCCTGAACTTTGGAAGCCATTCCCTGCCATCACTTCAGAACCTCGGAGACCAACCCCAGCAGTATCACCAGGTTCCTGGAAGCCAGGGCCACCTGGTTCTCCTCGGCCTTGGAAATCCAGTCCTTCGGCAACCTCAGGACCTTGGAAATCATCTAAACCGGCTCCATCTTTGTCTCCTGGACCTTGGAAGCCAATACCTTCTGTATCTCCTGGGCCTTGGAAGCCAGCTCCATCTGTGTCCACTGCATCCTGGAAGTCTTCAGTCTCATCTGGTTCATGGAAAACGCCCCCCACATCTCCAGAGTCATGGAAGTCTGGTCCCCCTGAGCTCAGAAAGACAGCTCTCACTTTGTCACCCGAGCACTGGAAGGCAGTGCCCCCTGTGTCTCCTGAGCTTCGCAGACCGGCCCCACCACTCTCTCCTGAGATCCGAAGTCCAGCAGGATCTCCGGAGCTCAGGAAGCCTTCTCCTGACCAGCGGAAAAGTTCTCCTGCTTCACTGGATTTCCCCGAGCCCCAGAAAAGTTCTCAAGGGTCTCCTGACGTCTGGAAGTCCTCCTTCATTACAGAATCTCAGAAGCCTAGCATCTTCCCTGAGACACGGAAACATCCTTCTGGCTCATCTGAGCCCCCAAAGGTGGCCTCAGACATATGGAAGCCTGTCCTCTCTCTAGATGCTGAGGCTAGGAAGTCCACACTGTTTCCTGAGCCCACCAAAGCagtccttcctgcttctccagagCAACGGAAACGTGCACTTTTCCCAGAGCCCCGGAAGCATGTACTTTTCCCTGAGCTCCCCAAATCTGCTGTGATCTCCAACGCTCAGAAGGCCACTGAGCTTGGTGATGAGCTACAGCTGGAAGCTGTAGATGATGCTGCAAAATGTGATAGTCTGGTCCAGGAAGGGCTTCTGGATGCACCTAAGAAACTGTTAGAGGATGCTCTGTTTCCTCCTTCAAAGAAGCTCAAGAAAGACAGTCAAGAGAACTCGGATGCTGAGCTCAGTAGTAGTGAGTACCTGAGAACAGATTTAGATGCCATAGACATCAAGGGCCAGGAGTCCAGTAGCGACCAAGAGCAGGTGGATGTTGAGTCTATTGACTTTGGCAAAGAGAACAAAATGGAGATGAGTAGTCCAGAACAGTCCAAAAATGTGCTTCAGTTCACCGAAGAGAAAGAAGCCTTCATCTCTGAGGAGGAGATCGCAAAGTACATGAAGCGTGGGAAGGGGAAATACTACTGCAAAATTTGCTGCTGCCGTGCCATGAAGAAAGGTGCCGTTTTGCATCACCTGGTTAATAAGCACAATGTGCACAGTCCGTACAAGTGCACAATTTGTGGGAAGGCGTTTCTCTTGGAGTCTCTCCTTAAAAATCACGTCGCAGCCCATGGGCAAAGTTTACTTAAATGTCCACGCTGTAATTTTGAATCAAATTTCCCAAGAGGCTTTAAGAAACATTTAACTCATTGTCAAAGCCGGTATAATGAAGAGGCAAATAAGAGGCTGATGGAAGCTCTTGAGTCGCCATTGGAAGAGCCACAGATGTGA